The following proteins are encoded in a genomic region of Amia ocellicauda isolate fAmiCal2 chromosome 6, fAmiCal2.hap1, whole genome shotgun sequence:
- the LOC136751708 gene encoding olfactory receptor 2AT4-like, with amino-acid sequence MSDPNTSLPSASYFIIVGMPGLQEHYTTLFFIFLLLFLTTILGNLMIVVLVSLDPRLHTPMYFFLWNLAILDVLLTITILPKLLAVFLGHNSISFTGCLLQMYFYVSISTIEIFLVAAMAYDRYVAVVKPLHYNTIISTSICITITSTVWVLGFLIPVVPVVLASSVPFCASNHVLHVVCEYPTVMSLACADVTAQLNFTLLLAMVCAWGPLVFVLFTYGRIIISVVKMKTVESRKKAFFMCSSHVVVVVLYYSSTAMVYIALRVDSISPNGRIFIGGLNYFLTPLVNPIIYSLRNKKIKAAAQRYFGLMSGFPHGARNTVRAAK; translated from the coding sequence ATGAGCGACCCCAACACCTCCCTGCCCTCAGCCTCCTATTTCATCATTGTGGGAATGCCAGGCCTGCAGGAGCACTACACCACACTTTTCTTCATCTTCCTGCTCCTCTTTCTGACCACCATCCTGGGGAACCTGATGATCGTGGTGTTGGTGTCCCTGGACCCACGGCTCCACACACCCATGTACTTCTTCCTGTGGAACCTCGCTATCCTGGATGTGCTGCTGACCATTACCATCTTACCCAAGCTGCTGGCGGTGTTTCTGGGCCACAACAGTATCTCTTTCACAGGCTGCCTTCTGCAGATGTACTTTTACGTTTCTATCAGCACCATTGAAATTTTCCTAGTTGCGGCCATGGCTTATGACCGGTATGTGGCCGTGGTGAAGCCACTGCATTACAACACCATCATCAGCACCAGTATTTGCATCACCATAACATCCACAGTCTGGGTGTTGGGCTTCCTTATCCCTGTGGTACCTGTGGTCCTGGCTAGTTCAGTGCCATTCTGTGCCTCTAACCATGTCCTGCATGTTGTCTGTGAATACCCCACTGTAATGTCTCTAGCCTGTGCTGATGTGACGGCCCAGTTGAATTTCACCCTGTTGCTCGCCATGGTGTGTGCCTGGGGCCCCCTTGTGTTTGTGCTGTTTACCTACGGCAGGATCATAATATCGGTggtgaaaatgaaaactgtggAGAGCCGGAAGAAAGCCTTCTTCATGTGCTCTTCCcatgtagtggtggtggtgttgtacTACAGCTCTACAGCCATGGTGTATATAGCGCTGAGAGTGGACAGCATTTCCCCCAATGGGCGCATTTTCATTGGTGGGCTGAACTACTTCCTCACCCCCCTGGTCAACCCCATCATCTACAGCTTAAGGAATAAGAAGATCAAGGCAGCAGCTCAGAGGTACTTTGGACTCATGTCAGGCTTTCCACACGGTGCCAGGAACACTGTCAGAGctgccaaataa